The proteins below come from a single Ictidomys tridecemlineatus isolate mIctTri1 chromosome 8, mIctTri1.hap1, whole genome shotgun sequence genomic window:
- the LOC120889099 gene encoding POU domain, class 3, transcription factor 2, translating into MATAASNHYSLLTSSASIVHAEPPGGMQQGAGGYREAQSLVQGDYGALQSNGHPLSHAHQWITALSHGGGGGGGGGGGGGGGGGGGGSDGSPWSTSPLGQPDIKPSVVVQQGGRGDELHGPGALQQQHQQQQQQQQQQQQQQQQQQQQQRPPHLVHHAANHHPGPGAWRSAAAAAHLPPSMGASNGGLLYSQPSFTVNGMLGAGGQPTGLHHHGLRDAHDEPHHTDHHPHPHSHPHQQPPPPPPPQGPPGHPGAHHDPHSDEDTPTSDDLEQFAKQFKQRRIKLGFTQADVGLALGTLYGNVFSQTTICRFEALQLSFKNMCKLKPLLNKWLEEADSSSGSPTSIDKIAAQGRKRKKRTSIEVSVKGALESHFLKCPKPSAQEITSLADSLQLEKEVVRVWFCNRRQKEKRMTPPGGTLPGAEDVYGGSRDTPPHHGVQTPVQ; encoded by the coding sequence ATGGCGACCGCAGCGTCTAACCACTACAGCCTGCTCACCTCCAGCGCCTCCATCGTGCACGCCGAGCCGCCCGGCGGCATGCAGCAAGGCGCGGGGGGCTACCGCGAGGCGCAGAGCCTGGTGCAGGGCGACTACGGCGCGCTGCAGAGCAACGGGCACCCACTCAGCCACGCTCACCAGTGGATCACCGCGCTGTCCcacggcggtggcggcggcggcgggggcggcggcggcgggggcgggggcggcggcgggggcggcaGCGACGGCTCCCCTTGGTCCACCAGCCCCCTGGGCCAGCCGGACATCAAGCCCTCAGTGGTGGTGCAGCAGGGCGGCCGCGGCGACGAGCTGCACGGGCCAGGCGCCCTgcagcagcagcaccagcagcagcaacagcagcagcaacagcaacagcagcaacagcagcagcagcagcagcagcaacggCCGCCGCATCTGGTGCACCACGCTGCCAACCACCACCCCGGGCCTGGGGCATGGAGGAGCGCGGCGGCTGCAGCGCACCTCCCACCCTCCATGGGAGCGTCCAACGGTGGCTTGCTCTACTCACAGCCCAGCTTCACCGTGAACGGCATGCTGGGCGCCGGCGGGCAGCCGACAGGGCTGCACCACCACGGCCTGCGGGACGCGCACGACGAGCCACATCATACCGACCACCACCcgcaccctcactctcacccacACCAGcagccaccgccgccgccgcccccacAGGGCCCGCCAGGCCACCCAGGCGCGCACCACGACCCGCACTCGGACGAGGACACGCCGACCTCGGACGACCTGGAGCAGTTCGCCAAGCAGTTCAAACAGAGGCGTATCAAACTGGGATTTACCCAAGCAGACGTGGGGCTGGCGCTGGGCACCCTGTACGGCAACGTGTTCTCGCAGACCACCATCTGCAGGTTTGAGGCCCTGCAGCTGAGCTTCAAGAACATGTGCAAGCTGAAGCCTTTGTTGAACAAGTGGTTGGAAGAGGCAGACTCATCCTCGGGCAGCCCCACAAGCATAGACAAGATCGCAGCGCAGGGGCGCAAGCGGAAAAAGCGGACCTCCATCGAGGTGAGCGTCAAGGGGGCTCTGGAGAGCCATTTCCTCAAATGCCCCAAGCCCTCGGCCCAGGAGATCACCTCCCTCGCGGACAGCTTACAGctggagaaggaggtggtgagagtTTGGTTTTGTAacaggagacagaaagagaaaaggatgaCCCCTCCCGGAGGGACTCTGCCGGGCGCCGAGGATGTGTACGGGGGGAGTAGGGACACGCCACCACACCACGGGGTGCAGACGCCCGTCCAGTGA